From Cellulosimicrobium cellulans, the proteins below share one genomic window:
- a CDS encoding carbohydrate ABC transporter permease gives MTTTSPPVAAHRPPVDAASSRQVRRRRRSWTGWGFVGPFMAVFALVFLAPIAYSIYLSLFRTQMVGGTQFVGFENYARAFSDPQFWSGVSRVGLFLVVQVPIMLGIALLVALAIDSGRLYGRNFFRISIFLPYAVPAVVATLMWGFMYGTRFGLVANINDALGTSIANPLSPDWVLLSIGNIVTWEFVGYNMLIFYSALRVVPTSLYEAAELDGASQWQVVRAIKIPAIRGSLVIATIFSIIGSFQLFNEPSILQSLAPNAITTYFTPNLYAYSLSFSGQQYNYSATVAIIMGVLTMIVAYVVQLRGMRKEA, from the coding sequence ATGACGACGACGTCCCCGCCTGTGGCAGCCCACAGGCCGCCGGTCGACGCGGCCTCGTCCCGGCAGGTCCGGCGCCGACGGCGCTCCTGGACCGGCTGGGGCTTCGTGGGCCCGTTCATGGCGGTCTTCGCGCTGGTGTTCCTGGCACCGATCGCCTACTCGATCTACCTCAGCCTGTTCCGCACGCAGATGGTGGGCGGCACCCAGTTCGTCGGGTTCGAGAACTACGCGCGAGCGTTCTCCGACCCGCAGTTCTGGTCGGGCGTGTCGCGCGTCGGGCTGTTCCTCGTGGTCCAGGTGCCGATCATGCTCGGCATCGCCCTGCTCGTCGCGCTCGCGATCGACTCGGGGCGCCTGTACGGGCGCAACTTCTTCCGGATCTCGATCTTCCTCCCCTACGCCGTCCCGGCCGTCGTCGCGACGCTCATGTGGGGCTTCATGTACGGGACGCGGTTCGGCCTCGTCGCGAACATCAACGACGCGCTGGGCACGTCGATCGCGAACCCGCTGTCCCCGGACTGGGTGCTGCTGTCGATCGGCAACATCGTGACCTGGGAGTTCGTGGGCTACAACATGCTCATCTTCTACTCGGCGCTGCGCGTCGTGCCCACCTCGCTCTACGAGGCGGCCGAGCTCGACGGCGCGTCCCAGTGGCAGGTCGTGCGGGCCATCAAGATCCCCGCGATCCGCGGCTCGCTCGTGATCGCGACGATCTTCTCGATCATCGGCTCCTTCCAGCTCTTCAACGAGCCGAGCATCCTGCAGAGCCTCGCGCCGAACGCCATCACGACGTACTTCACCCCGAACCTGTACGCGTACTCGCTGTCGTTCTCCGGCCAGCAGTACAACTACTCGGCGACCGTCGCCATCATCATGGGCGTCCTCACGATGATCGTGGCCTACGTCGTCCAGCTGCGCGGCATGCGCAAGGAGGCCTGA
- a CDS encoding LacI family DNA-binding transcriptional regulator encodes MGDVARHAGVSPQTVSRVSNGLDTVVDETRERVLASMRELGYRPNSAARALKSGEFRTIGIILFTLSTTGNVRTVEAIAASAAAQGYAITLIPVTVPTQEGVRGAFTRLGELAVDAVILLLEVHLLDTARVSIPPGVQVVVADSDAGEQYTVVDTAQADGTRQAVQHLLELGHSTVHHLAGPQESYAAERRAAAWRTTLEEAGREVPPVERGDWSPTSGYAAGLRLAARDDCTAIFVANDQMALGLVRALHDSGKRVPEDVSVVGFDDLPESSEFLPPLTTVHQDFAEVGRRLVTQVLRQVREGVHETGTDLVPTRLVVRASTARPA; translated from the coding sequence ATGGGTGACGTGGCGCGTCACGCCGGGGTCTCGCCGCAGACGGTCTCGCGCGTGTCCAACGGTCTCGACACCGTGGTGGACGAGACCCGCGAGCGGGTCCTGGCCTCGATGCGAGAGCTCGGATACCGGCCGAACAGCGCGGCGCGCGCCCTCAAGAGCGGCGAGTTCCGGACGATCGGGATCATCCTCTTCACCCTCTCCACGACGGGCAACGTCAGGACGGTGGAGGCCATCGCCGCCTCGGCCGCGGCACAGGGGTACGCGATCACGCTCATCCCCGTCACGGTCCCGACCCAGGAGGGCGTCCGGGGGGCGTTCACGCGGCTGGGAGAGCTCGCCGTCGACGCCGTGATCCTGCTCCTGGAGGTGCACCTCCTGGACACGGCGCGCGTCAGCATCCCGCCCGGGGTCCAGGTGGTCGTCGCGGACTCGGACGCGGGGGAGCAGTACACGGTCGTCGACACCGCGCAGGCCGACGGCACGCGGCAGGCGGTGCAGCACCTGCTCGAGCTGGGGCACTCCACGGTGCACCACCTCGCCGGTCCGCAGGAGTCGTACGCCGCCGAGCGCCGGGCCGCCGCGTGGCGGACGACGCTCGAGGAGGCCGGCCGGGAGGTCCCGCCCGTCGAGCGCGGCGACTGGTCGCCGACGTCCGGCTACGCGGCCGGGCTGCGGCTGGCGGCACGGGACGACTGCACGGCGATCTTCGTCGCCAACGACCAGATGGCCCTGGGGCTCGTCCGGGCGCTGCACGACAGCGGCAAGCGCGTCCCGGAGGACGTGAGCGTCGTGGGGTTCGACGACCTGCCCGAGTCCAGCGAGTTCCTGCCGCCCCTCACGACGGTCCACCAGGACTTCGCCGAGGTGGGTCGCCGACTCGTCACGCAGGTGCTCCGGCAGGTCCGCGAGGGCGTGCACGAGACGGGGACCGACCTCGTGCCCACGCGCCTGGTCGTGCGGGCGAGCACCGCCCGTCCGGCATAG
- the mmsB gene encoding multiple monosaccharide ABC transporter permease: MTAIAGFRELVTRNVRQSGIVVAFVAIVALFAVLNDNFLSPGNITNIILQYSYILILAVGMIMVIVAGQIDLSVGSVVALTGAVSAVLVIKNGAPWWVGVGAALVVGLLVGAWQGFWVAYVGIPGFIVTLAGMLLFRGLTYQVLDNVSLSPFGGTYYDIANGFMNGLLGGYGVDVFTLVVFAVAVVGYAVSQWRSRTGRMAYGQVVESAPLFLGKVLAVALVVMWFGYQLSRSRGLPYVLVLLAVLIIVYSLVTQRSVFGRHVYAIGGNLHAAELSGVRVRGVTFWVFVNMGFLASVAGVVYSSRMNGAQPGAGNMFELDAIAACFIGGASTTGGVGRVTGAIVGGLIMAVMSNGMQLMGVPQSTQQMVKGLVLLLAVAFDVWNKRRANAVR; the protein is encoded by the coding sequence ATGACGGCCATTGCCGGCTTTCGAGAGCTCGTCACCAGGAACGTGCGACAGAGCGGGATCGTCGTCGCGTTCGTCGCGATCGTCGCGCTCTTCGCCGTGCTCAACGACAACTTCCTGAGCCCGGGGAACATCACCAACATCATCCTCCAGTACTCCTACATCCTCATCCTCGCGGTCGGGATGATCATGGTCATCGTCGCGGGGCAGATCGACCTCTCCGTCGGGTCGGTCGTCGCCCTCACCGGCGCCGTCTCGGCCGTCCTGGTCATCAAGAACGGCGCACCCTGGTGGGTGGGGGTGGGCGCCGCGCTCGTCGTCGGCCTGCTGGTCGGGGCCTGGCAGGGGTTCTGGGTCGCCTACGTCGGCATCCCGGGCTTCATCGTCACCCTCGCGGGGATGCTCCTCTTCCGCGGGCTCACGTACCAGGTGCTCGACAACGTCTCGCTCTCCCCGTTCGGCGGCACGTACTACGACATCGCGAACGGGTTCATGAACGGCCTCCTGGGTGGCTACGGCGTCGACGTCTTCACGCTCGTCGTGTTCGCCGTCGCCGTCGTCGGCTACGCCGTGAGCCAGTGGCGCAGCCGCACGGGCCGCATGGCGTACGGCCAGGTCGTCGAGTCCGCGCCGCTGTTCTTGGGCAAGGTCCTCGCCGTCGCCCTCGTCGTCATGTGGTTCGGGTACCAGCTCTCCCGCAGCCGGGGCCTGCCCTACGTGCTCGTCCTCCTCGCCGTCCTGATCATCGTGTACTCGCTGGTCACGCAGCGGTCGGTGTTCGGTCGCCACGTCTACGCGATCGGCGGCAACCTCCACGCGGCCGAGCTCTCCGGGGTGCGGGTGCGCGGCGTCACCTTCTGGGTCTTCGTCAATATGGGCTTCCTCGCGTCCGTCGCGGGCGTCGTCTACTCCTCGCGCATGAACGGCGCCCAGCCCGGGGCCGGGAACATGTTCGAGCTCGACGCGATCGCCGCGTGCTTCATCGGCGGGGCGTCGACGACCGGGGGCGTCGGCCGGGTGACCGGCGCGATCGTGGGCGGTCTGATCATGGCGGTCATGAGCAACGGCATGCAGCTCATGGGCGTCCCGCAGTCGACGCAGCAGATGGTCAAGGGGCTCGTCCTGCTCCTGGCCGTCGCGTTCGACGTCTGGAACAAGCGGCGCGCGAACGCCGTGCGGTGA
- the mmsA gene encoding multiple monosaccharide ABC transporter ATP-binding protein yields the protein MTRQILEMRGISKEFPGVKALQDVRLDVAEGEIHAICGENGAGKSTLMKVLSGVYPHGTYGGEILLDGEPARFASINDSEARGVVIIHQELALVPYLSVAENMFLGNEVRSRWGLVDWNRTNAEAEALLRRVGLHESPTTPVGQLGVGKQQLLEIAKALSKKVRLLILDEPTAALNDTDSEHLLGLLRQLKAQGVTSIIISHKLDEIAEIADTTTIIRDGRTVESLDMTDPAATQERIIRGMVGRDLEHRYPARTPEVGDEVLRVERWTVHHPSQPGRRVVDEASLVVRAGEVVGVAGLMGAGRTELAMSIFGRSYGRDVSGSLFKHGREIQVRTVSDAIRHGIAYATEDRKRYGLNLIEDVRTNVTAAALAKVSRRGWVDGNEEVRVAEGYRADMNIKAPSVMSVVGKLSGGNQQKVVLSKWLFTDPDVLILDEPTRGIDVGAKYEIYTLVNRMVAAGKAVIVISSELPELLGISDRIYTLAFGRITGELPRAAATQERLMELMTLERHRPAPLTTPEPTEEHAS from the coding sequence ATGACCCGTCAGATCCTCGAGATGCGCGGCATCTCGAAAGAGTTCCCGGGCGTCAAGGCCCTCCAGGACGTGCGGCTCGACGTGGCCGAGGGCGAGATCCACGCGATCTGCGGTGAGAACGGCGCCGGCAAGTCCACGCTGATGAAGGTGCTGTCCGGCGTCTACCCCCACGGGACGTACGGAGGGGAGATCCTGCTCGACGGCGAGCCCGCCAGGTTCGCGTCGATCAACGACTCGGAGGCGCGCGGCGTCGTCATCATCCATCAGGAGCTCGCCCTCGTCCCCTACCTCTCCGTCGCCGAGAACATGTTCCTCGGCAACGAGGTCCGGAGCCGCTGGGGCCTGGTCGACTGGAACCGCACCAACGCCGAGGCCGAGGCCTTGCTGCGCCGCGTCGGCCTGCACGAGAGCCCTACGACGCCCGTCGGGCAGCTCGGCGTCGGCAAGCAGCAGCTCTTGGAGATCGCCAAGGCGCTCTCCAAGAAGGTGCGGCTCCTGATCCTCGACGAGCCGACGGCGGCGCTCAACGACACCGACTCCGAGCACCTGCTCGGGCTCCTCCGGCAGCTCAAGGCCCAGGGCGTCACCTCGATCATCATCTCCCACAAGCTGGACGAGATCGCGGAGATCGCCGACACGACGACGATCATCCGCGACGGGCGCACGGTCGAGAGCCTCGACATGACGGACCCGGCGGCGACGCAGGAGCGCATCATCCGGGGGATGGTGGGCCGGGACCTCGAGCACCGCTATCCCGCCCGCACCCCCGAGGTCGGGGACGAGGTCCTGCGCGTCGAGCGGTGGACCGTGCACCACCCGAGCCAGCCCGGCCGGCGCGTCGTCGACGAGGCCAGCCTCGTCGTCCGCGCGGGCGAGGTCGTCGGCGTCGCCGGGCTCATGGGCGCCGGGCGCACCGAGCTCGCCATGAGCATCTTCGGCCGGTCCTATGGACGCGACGTCAGCGGCTCCCTGTTCAAGCATGGGCGCGAGATCCAGGTGCGGACGGTCTCCGACGCGATCAGGCACGGGATCGCCTATGCGACGGAGGACCGCAAGCGCTACGGGCTCAACCTCATCGAGGACGTCCGGACCAACGTCACCGCGGCTGCCCTGGCCAAGGTCTCCCGGCGCGGCTGGGTCGACGGGAACGAGGAGGTCCGGGTCGCCGAGGGGTACCGCGCGGACATGAACATCAAGGCGCCGAGCGTCATGTCCGTGGTCGGCAAGCTCTCCGGAGGCAACCAGCAGAAGGTCGTCCTGTCGAAGTGGCTCTTCACCGACCCCGACGTCCTCATCCTCGACGAGCCGACCCGCGGCATCGACGTCGGGGCGAAGTACGAGATCTACACGCTCGTCAACCGCATGGTCGCGGCCGGGAAGGCCGTGATCGTCATCTCGTCCGAGCTCCCGGAGCTGCTCGGCATCAGCGACCGCATCTACACCCTGGCGTTCGGGCGCATCACCGGGGAGCTGCCCCGGGCGGCGGCGACGCAGGAACGCCTCATGGAGCTCATGACGCTCGAGCGCCACCGGCCAGCACCCCTCACCACACCGGAACCGACGGAGGAACACGCGTCATGA
- the chvE gene encoding multiple monosaccharide ABC transporter substrate-binding protein, translating into MRQTRLVAAASAAMAASLVLTACGGGGAGTGSGDGEVDADGTVTVGVAMPTQTSERWIADGDAVKEGLEGLGYDVDLQFAGDDIPTQTQQIDSMITAGVDVLVIASIDGTALSSQLDAAGAAGIPVIAYDRLIRDSEHVDHYVTFDNHAVGVAQANALLHGLGVTDRDGTPTGDAPGPFNIELFAGSPDDNNATFFFDGAMETLQPFIDDGTLVVKSGQVDFDTVATLRWSQEAAQKRMEDLLTSTYADGTVLHGVLSPYDGLSRGIITALQGVGLGPTITEGLPVVTGQDAEIASVKLIADDVQSSTIFKDTRKLADSAVSATRSFVEGEEPEANDTETYDNGVKVVPAYLLEVDTVFAEDIQGLLVDSGYYTQAEVDSGVAD; encoded by the coding sequence ATGCGACAGACACGACTGGTCGCCGCCGCGAGCGCCGCGATGGCGGCCTCGCTGGTCCTCACCGCGTGCGGGGGCGGCGGCGCCGGCACGGGGAGCGGCGACGGGGAGGTCGATGCGGACGGCACCGTGACCGTCGGCGTCGCGATGCCGACCCAGACGTCGGAGCGATGGATCGCCGACGGGGACGCGGTGAAGGAAGGCCTCGAGGGGCTCGGCTACGACGTCGACCTGCAGTTCGCGGGCGACGACATCCCGACGCAGACGCAGCAGATCGACTCGATGATCACGGCCGGCGTGGACGTGCTCGTCATCGCCTCGATCGACGGCACGGCGCTGAGCAGCCAGCTCGACGCGGCGGGCGCGGCGGGGATCCCCGTCATCGCGTACGACCGCCTGATCCGGGACAGCGAGCACGTCGACCATTACGTGACGTTCGACAACCACGCCGTCGGCGTCGCCCAGGCGAACGCGCTGCTCCACGGGCTCGGCGTCACGGACCGCGACGGCACGCCGACCGGCGACGCCCCCGGGCCCTTCAACATCGAGCTCTTCGCCGGCTCGCCGGACGACAACAACGCGACGTTCTTCTTCGACGGTGCGATGGAGACCCTCCAGCCGTTCATCGACGACGGCACGCTCGTCGTGAAGTCGGGCCAGGTGGACTTCGACACGGTGGCGACCCTCCGCTGGTCGCAGGAGGCCGCCCAGAAGCGCATGGAGGACCTCCTCACCTCGACCTACGCCGACGGCACCGTCCTGCACGGGGTGCTCTCGCCGTACGACGGCCTCTCCCGAGGGATCATCACCGCGCTCCAGGGTGTCGGGCTCGGCCCGACGATCACCGAGGGGCTCCCGGTCGTCACCGGCCAGGACGCCGAGATCGCCTCGGTGAAGCTGATCGCCGACGACGTGCAGTCGTCGACGATCTTCAAGGACACCCGCAAGCTCGCCGACAGCGCGGTCTCCGCGACCCGGTCCTTCGTCGAGGGCGAGGAGCCCGAGGCCAACGACACCGAGACGTACGACAACGGCGTCAAGGTCGTCCCGGCGTACCTCCTCGAGGTCGACACCGTCTTCGCGGAGGACATCCAGGGCCTGCTCGTCGACTCCGGCTACTACACGCAGGCCGAGGTCGACTCCGGCGTCGCCGACTAG
- a CDS encoding glycosyl hydrolase family 95 catalytic domain-containing protein, whose amino-acid sequence MGFPDIQLDRRGFLTASAYAAGAVLLANGALAPRAAVALAGPDALPERGLFDATPGHAWTDAFLSGNGEVGAMVYGTPDAERVVLNHHRFVLPNGTRDLPPPDLSARFASVQDKALAGDYRGATEEFTAGWHLRWTQSYHPGYALRLDAPEMAGATGYLRSTDYRTGEIVHSWTGPGGTWTRRVFVSRGSDAVVHVLVPPAGRTVDLVLGADTALPGTPSDVGYSVATQTSGRNGYLTVRGTYPAGQGAYGFEGVTRAVVTGSGSSVSAAGPTLVVRRAARLVLLTKLGRYERAGEWDARPLHSALAVMLVDYDALLRRHLPEHQALVDGSTLRLAVPDADRSLDASGLTARQNAHRAVLDLALLEAMYDSGRYLFASSSGVLPPRLTGIWSGEWGAAWADDFTTDANVNLQVAGGNILTHDAAAMRGYFELVLGQLDDWRTNARRLYGARGFLAPSRTDGESGYMLHFDADFPGHAWTGGADWLLYPLIEYVQVSGDQEFYRTRLAPVLMELALFYEDYLSRTDSEGNAVFVPSFSMENSPSSTGAMLSINATGEISAGRHALQSAIDAANALGVEQGDGEGVARWTALLERMPGYVVNGDDALAEWSWPGLTDRYNHRHVHHLYGAWPLHELNPEDEPRLAQAAHRALVVRGDENVSGHGSLHRALAYARLKDGNGVHDNLRKILGSNMVFRSFMTSHNPELHTFNADSAHAIPAVVAESLVCSRPGFLELLPAVPDTISSGEITGVRGRNRVLVDTLSWDLGARRASARLVSAVDQDLTLVSRRGIVSITVSGANATASPLGPHARTLALREGVPVEIEIALFPGACRLVNRASGKVVDVDGASRDDGAGVLLWPWNGAANQRWRLRPGYGGGFALVSLHSDKALESPGSVTTSGHPLAQWTDGFSPNQWWRPVPASSGAYRLVNVETGLCLDVADGSTDDGAFLVHNPVDATAASQEWLVEAAP is encoded by the coding sequence ATGGGGTTTCCCGACATCCAGCTCGACCGACGAGGGTTTCTCACCGCGTCCGCCTACGCCGCGGGCGCCGTGCTCCTCGCCAACGGGGCGCTGGCCCCACGTGCCGCCGTCGCGCTGGCGGGACCGGACGCCCTGCCCGAGCGCGGACTCTTCGACGCGACGCCGGGCCACGCCTGGACCGACGCGTTCCTCTCCGGCAACGGCGAGGTCGGCGCCATGGTCTACGGCACGCCCGACGCGGAGCGCGTCGTCCTCAACCACCACCGCTTCGTGCTGCCCAACGGCACCCGCGACCTGCCGCCGCCCGACCTCTCGGCGCGGTTCGCGTCCGTGCAGGACAAGGCTCTGGCCGGCGACTACCGGGGCGCGACCGAGGAGTTCACCGCCGGCTGGCACCTCCGGTGGACGCAGTCCTACCACCCCGGCTACGCGCTGCGCCTGGACGCACCCGAGATGGCGGGAGCCACGGGCTACCTCCGGTCGACCGACTACCGGACGGGCGAGATCGTCCACTCCTGGACCGGGCCGGGCGGCACCTGGACCCGCCGGGTCTTCGTCTCGCGGGGCAGCGACGCCGTGGTGCACGTCCTCGTCCCGCCGGCCGGTCGCACGGTCGACCTCGTCCTCGGCGCCGACACGGCCCTCCCGGGGACCCCGAGCGACGTCGGCTACTCCGTCGCGACCCAGACGAGCGGCCGCAACGGCTACCTCACCGTGCGCGGGACGTACCCCGCGGGGCAGGGGGCGTACGGGTTCGAGGGCGTCACCCGCGCCGTCGTCACCGGCTCGGGCTCGTCGGTCAGCGCCGCGGGGCCGACGCTGGTGGTCCGTCGGGCGGCGCGCCTCGTCCTCCTCACGAAGCTCGGCCGCTACGAACGCGCCGGCGAGTGGGACGCGCGCCCGTTGCACTCTGCGCTCGCCGTGATGCTCGTCGACTACGACGCGCTCCTGCGCCGGCACCTCCCGGAGCACCAGGCGCTCGTCGACGGCTCGACGCTGCGGCTGGCCGTCCCCGACGCGGACCGGAGCCTGGACGCCTCGGGCCTCACGGCGCGTCAGAACGCGCACCGCGCGGTGCTCGACCTCGCGCTGCTCGAGGCCATGTACGACTCGGGCCGCTACCTCTTCGCGAGCTCGTCGGGCGTCCTGCCCCCGCGGCTCACGGGCATCTGGAGCGGCGAGTGGGGGGCGGCGTGGGCCGACGACTTCACCACCGACGCGAACGTCAACCTCCAGGTGGCCGGCGGCAACATCCTCACGCACGACGCGGCCGCGATGCGCGGGTACTTCGAGCTCGTGCTCGGACAGCTCGACGACTGGCGGACGAACGCGCGCCGCCTCTACGGCGCGCGCGGCTTCCTCGCCCCCTCGCGCACGGACGGCGAGAGCGGGTACATGCTGCACTTCGACGCCGACTTCCCGGGGCACGCCTGGACCGGCGGCGCGGACTGGCTGCTCTACCCCCTGATCGAGTACGTCCAGGTCAGTGGTGACCAGGAGTTCTACCGGACGCGGCTCGCTCCGGTGCTCATGGAGCTCGCGCTCTTCTACGAGGACTACCTGAGCCGCACGGACTCCGAGGGCAACGCGGTCTTCGTCCCGTCCTTCTCGATGGAGAACTCGCCGTCGTCGACCGGCGCGATGCTCTCGATCAACGCGACCGGAGAGATCTCTGCAGGCCGCCACGCGCTGCAGTCCGCCATCGACGCGGCGAACGCGCTCGGGGTCGAGCAGGGCGACGGGGAGGGCGTCGCGCGGTGGACGGCGCTCCTCGAGAGGATGCCGGGGTACGTCGTGAACGGCGACGACGCCCTGGCCGAGTGGTCGTGGCCGGGACTGACGGACCGGTACAACCACCGCCACGTCCACCACCTGTACGGCGCCTGGCCCCTGCACGAGCTCAACCCGGAGGACGAGCCGCGCCTCGCCCAGGCTGCGCACCGTGCCCTCGTCGTGCGGGGCGACGAGAACGTCTCGGGCCACGGCAGCCTGCACCGCGCGCTCGCTTACGCGCGTCTGAAGGACGGGAACGGCGTCCACGACAACCTGCGCAAGATCCTCGGGTCGAACATGGTGTTCCGCTCGTTCATGACGTCGCACAACCCCGAGCTGCACACGTTCAACGCGGACTCCGCGCACGCGATCCCCGCGGTGGTCGCGGAGTCCCTCGTCTGCTCGCGGCCGGGGTTCCTCGAGCTCCTCCCCGCGGTGCCGGACACGATCTCGTCGGGAGAGATCACGGGCGTGCGCGGGCGGAACCGCGTGCTGGTCGACACGCTCTCGTGGGACCTGGGCGCCCGCCGGGCGAGCGCTCGGCTCGTGTCGGCGGTCGACCAGGACCTCACCCTGGTGTCGCGCCGCGGCATCGTGTCGATCACCGTGAGCGGCGCGAACGCCACCGCCTCGCCGCTCGGACCCCATGCCCGCACCCTCGCCCTGCGCGAGGGCGTGCCCGTCGAGATCGAGATCGCGCTGTTCCCCGGTGCCTGCCGGCTCGTCAACCGCGCGAGCGGCAAGGTGGTCGACGTCGACGGTGCGTCGCGCGACGACGGCGCCGGGGTCCTCCTGTGGCCGTGGAACGGCGCGGCCAACCAGCGCTGGCGGCTCCGCCCCGGCTACGGCGGCGGCTTCGCGCTCGTGAGCCTCCACAGCGACAAGGCGCTCGAGAGCCCGGGCTCCGTCACGACCTCCGGGCACCCGCTCGCGCAGTGGACCGACGGCTTCAGCCCCAACCAGTGGTGGCGACCGGTGCCGGCGTCGTCCGGGGCGTACCGCCTGGTCAACGTCGAGACCGGCCTGTGCCTCGACGTCGCGGACGGCTCGACCGACGACGGCGCGTTCCTCGTGCACAACCCGGTCGACGCGACGGCGGCCAGCCAGGAGTGGCTGGTCGAGGCCGCGCCCTGA